ACCGGGCTGTCGGCCGGGTTGACCTTGCGCCAGGTCGGCGGGCTGGGCATGTCCTGGGGCAGGCGCGCGGTGGCGGTGTTGATTGCCGCCTGGACTTCCTGGGCGGCGGTGTCGATGCTCTTGTCGAGGGTGAACTGCAAGATCAGGTTGGTCGAGCCCAGGGCGCTGCTGGAGGTCATCTGGGTCATGCCGGGGATGGCGCTGAACTGCACCTCCAGCGGCGTGGCCACCGACGAGGCCATGGTTTCCGGGCTGGCGCCGGGCAGTTGCGCGGTAACCTGGATGGTCGGGAAATCGGCTTCGGGCAATGGCGCCACCGGCAGGCGCGGAAAGGCGATGACCCCGAGCAGCACCAGGGCGAAGGTCAGCAGCAGGGTGGCGATCGGGCGGTCGATGCACCAGGCGCTGATCGAGCCGCGCGGGTTCATGGCTGCACCTTGGCGCTGGTCACGTCTTCTGGCGGCGGCGCCTCAGGGGCGATTTCGACATGGGCGCCGGGCTTGAGCCGCGACTGGCCGTCGGACACCAACCGGTCGCCAGCTGCGACCCCGGCAATGATGTTCAGCACACTGTCCTGGTACAGCACCTTGACCGGCACGCTGTCGACCTTGTCGCCATTGAGGCGGTACACGTAATGGCCGTCGATGCCGCGCTGCACCACTTGCGGTGGCACCACCAGGGCTTTTTGATCCAGCGCGGTCTGCAGCTTGAGGGTCACCAGTTGCCCGGGCCACAGCCGCGCATCCGGGTTGGCGAACTCGGCCTTGATCCGGATGGTGCCGGTGTTGGCCGCCACCTGGTTGTCGATCAGGCTAAGCCTGCCCTCGCCCAGCAGCGTGCCGCCGCTGTCGCCGTCGCCTTCCAGGTAGGCTTGCACCACCGCCGGGGTTGGCGCGGTGAGCAGGCCCTGCAGGGTTGGCAGCAATTGCTGCGGCAGCGAGAACTCGACACCGATCGGGTCGATCTGGGTCACGCTGAACAGCCCCTGGGTGTCGGCCACGCGCAGGAAGTTGCCCTCGTCGACATTGCGAATACCGACCCGGCCGGTCACCGGCGAGCGAATCTGCGTGTACGAAAGTTGCACTTGAGCGGCGGCAATCGCGGCCTGGTTGCCGAGTACCGTGGCCTTGAGCTGGTTGAACAGTGCCTGCTGCTGGTCGAGGGTCTGTTTTGAGACGCTGTTGTCGGTGCTCAGCAGCCTATAGCGCTTGAGGTCGACTTCGGCCACCTGCAACTGCGCCTGGCTCTGGCCCAGTTGGGCCTTGGCCTGCTCGAGGCTGGCGCGGATCGAACGGTCGTCGATGGTGGCCAGCAGGTCGCCTTGCTTGACCGCCTGGCCTTCCTTGACCAGCAACTGCGTCAGCAGCCCTTCGACCTGCGGGCGAATCACCACGCTATGCAGCGACAGCACCGAACCGATGCCGCTGACAAAGCGCGGCACGTCCTGCTGCTTGACGCTGACCACGCGCACGGGGATGGCGCTACTGGTGGTGGATTGTTCCTTGCCGGGGCGGTTGACCAGCCACAGGGCGATGCCTGCCAGGGCGATGAGCAGGGCGCAGATAACGACGGAACGAGGCTTGATTGACATGCTTGCAGGGCACCGCGGGCGCAGGGATCGGTATGTAGCGTTATAGCCGCTCAATCAGGTCAGCAGCGTGACCGCTAACTGACAGCGCTGACAGGTTTGGCGTACACCGCTCCTTTGTGGGAGCGGGCTTGACCCGCGATGAGGCCCGACCTGCCAACACAGCAGATTCTGTGTATTTCAGCTCGGTAATGGCCAAGTGCCAATATCCTGAGCTGGATCAAGATTGCGCAAAAATTTGCCACTAGAGTCGTACGCCCTGCCGATTCTCCCCGACAAAAACGAGTGCCTCCGATGAAGAGCAATTTGCCTGTGACCGGTCGCAATGTGGATTATCCCGGTGACGCCAATATCCTTTCCACCACTGACCTGACCAGCCAGATCACCTACGCCAATGACGATTTCATCAAGATCAGTGGCTTTACCCGCGAAGAGTTGATCGGCAACCCCCACCATATCGTCCGCCACCCGGACATGCCGCCCCAGGCTTTCGCGCAGATGTGGCAAACGCTGAAGAGCGGCCGCTCATGGATGGGCCTGGTGAAAAACCGTTGCAAGAACGGCGACCATTACTGGGTCAGCGCCTTTGTTACGCCCATCTCCAGCAACGGTCAGGCCATGGAGTACCAGTCGGTGCGGACCAAGCCCAGTGCCGAGCAGGTCGAGGCCGCTGAGCGTTGTTACGCCCACCTGCGCAGTGGCCGCAACCGCTGGTGGCAGCGTCTGCCGGTGCTGGGGTTGGGCTGGCAGTTGTGGGGCGGGGTGACCCTGGCGCTGGCGGCGGTGTTTGCCATCAGTCGCCTGCTGCTGCCGGTGCTGCCATGGCAAGGTGCGCTGGAGCTGATTGTGGCCAGCGGCCTGGCGGCGTTGATGATCTTCATTGCCCTGCGCCCGCTGGAGCGCCTGCGCGTGCAGGCCCAGGCGATTGCCGACAACCCCTTGAGCCAGCAGCTGTACACCGGCCGGCGCGACGGCATCGGCCAGATCGACTTCGCCCTGCGCATGCTCAAGGGCCAGTTGGGCGCGGTGGTCGGGCGTATCGGCGATACCTCGCGGCGCCTGGCCGGGCATACCGGCAGCCTTGCCCAGTCGCTGCAAAGCAGCCACAGCAACAGCCTGGAGCAACAAAGCGAAGCCGACCAGGTGGCCACCGCGATCAACCAGATGGCCGCCAGCGTTGCCCAGGTTGCCAGCAGCGCCCAGCAGGCTTCACAGGCCGCCGACCAGGCCGAAGGGGAAACCCAGGCCGGGCATCAACTGGTCGATCTCAACCGCAGCGCCATCCAGAACCTGGCGAACTCGCTGAATTCGGCCACCGAAGTTATCCACAACCTGGAAAGCCACAGCAGCGAGATCACCGGGGTGCTCGAGGTGATTCGCGGCATCGCCGAGCAGACCAACCTGCTGGCCCTCAACGCTGCCATCGAAGCAGCGCGAGCCGGTGACCAGGGCCGTGGTTTTGCCGTGGTTGCCGACGAAGTACGCGGCCTGGCCCAGCGCACCGCGCAGTCGACCCACGAGATCCAGCGGATGATCAGCGCCCTGCAAAATGGTGCGCGCGAAGCGGTGCAGGTCATGCAGCAGAGCAGCGAACATGCCGGGCACAGTGTCGAACAGGCCCAGCGCGCCGCCAGCGCCCTGGACGGCATCAGCCTGCGGGTCAACCAGATCAGTGAAATGAGCCTGCAGATTGCCGCGGCAGTCGAGCAGCAAAGCCAGGTCAGCGAGAGCATCAACCGCAACATCATCAGCATTCGCCAGGCCAGCGAAGCCACGGTGCAGGTCGGCCAGCAGAGCCACCTGAGCGCCACCGACGTGGCCGGGCTGGCGCAAGACCTGCGCCGGCTGGCCGATGAGTTCTGGCGGCGCTGCCAGTAGGGTGATTCAAAAACCGATGAAGCTGTAGTACAAGCCCGGTTCGCTGCACACCTGCGCGCCGCAGGCTTCAAGCTCGGCGCTCAGTTGCGGATCGACCACATGCAGCGTCCACGGCGCCAGCGGCTGCTCCAGCGCCGGTTGTTGCAGGGCCTGGGCAAGCGCGGCAGTGTCGGGCAGGTATGCGGTAAAGCCATTGCCCTTGAGCGCGCTGACATCGATGCCCAGCGCCTGGCAGATGGCAACCTTGGCACGGATATCATCGCGATCGGCCTGGCGTGAACGCTCGATCAGCTCCGCCAGGCGCTTATCGACCAATTGATTGCCGTGGATCAGCGCCGGGCCGCTTTGCCAGGCTTCGCCCGGGCAGTCCTTGGCTTCGGGGCGCAGCGGGATGTGCGGGTTGATTTCCATCGGGTAGATGCGGCACACCAGCGGGCGGATCTCGTAGATGCCGCAGCGGTTGTCGTCATCCAGGTTGCGGCAGCGGCCGGGATTGAAGGCGGCGAAGGTGATGGTCACCCAGGCTTCGCTGCTGCCGCAGGGCACCGGCCAGGAGCGGCGCATGGCGTGCTCGCGCTGCTCGGCCGGCAGGCCCAGGCCGTTGGCGAGGAAGGCTTCGACCAGGACGATGACCTGGCCGCCAGAGCCAGCCCAGTGGCGGGCTTCGCTCAAGGTCAGGGGCACATGATGCCCGGTGCAGCATTTGCCACAGCCGGTGCAGTCGAAACGGATATCGGAGGCAGGTGCGCTGTTCACGGTTGGCCGGGTGCCCACTCGGTGACGTAAGCCGCCTTGCGTTTTTTATCGAACAGGCACAGCTCGGTGCCTTTGCGGTTGTTCATGTGTTTTTGCGGGTAGCGGCCTTCGAGCAGCAAGGCGCTGTAACCGACGCGGTCGTCGAACTCGGCGGCCTTGCCCAGGGCCTTGACCTGTTTGAGCTGGCTGGCGGCGAAGCAGCTTTTCAGGACCTGCTGTTCATGCTCGCTCCAGGCCTGGCTGCTGGAAGCCTGGGCGCCGGCACTGAACACAGCGCAGCCGAGCAGGGTGAAGAGGAGGGCTTTCATGGCGGGTACTCGCAAAGGTGTGCGCACAATTGTGCCTGAGCCTCAGGCACATTCAAGCGCAGCGCTTCGCGGGTATGTGTCAGCGTTCTTCGAAGGCCACGGTGCGCGCGGCGACGATCAGGCAGTCGGTCAGCTCCGGCGAGGAGAACTTGGTCAGCACCGCGTTGGCCCCGGCATCCTTGGCTTTATCGCTGTTCATGGCGCTGTCCAGCGAGGTGTGCAGCAACACATAGAGGTGCTGGAAGTCAGGGGTTTCGCGCAGGGTGCGGGTGAAGGCGTAGCCGTCCATCTCCGACATCTCGATGTCCGATACCACTACGTTGATCTCGCGCTCGGTGCCTTGCAGTTCCAGCAGGGTGTTGATTGCATCCTTGGCGCTGCGCGCGGTGTGGCATTCGATGCCGAGGTTGCGCAGGGTGTGCACCGACTGCTGCAGGGCCACCTGGCTGTCATCGACCACCAGAATGTTGGTGGCGGCCAGTACCGCAGCATCTTCGGCATTGAGCTCGGAGCTGGCCACCTCATGGGGCGGCGGGGCGATGCCGTGGATGACCTTCTCGATATCCAGTACCTGCACCAGGGTGTTGTCGACCCGGGTCACGCCGGTGATGAACGACTTGCTCCCCGAGCCGTAGGGCGGCGGCTTGATGTCGGTGCTCAGGCAATGGACGATCTTGCTCACCGCCTGCACGTGCAGGCCCTGTTTGGAGCGGCTGATGTCGGTGACGATCAGGCAGCCGCCGTCCGGGTCTGCCAGCGGCCGTTCGCCGATGGCCCGGGACAGGTCGATGACCGACAGCGAGTTGCCGCGCAGGGTGGCCACGCCTTTGACGTGGGGGTGCGACTCCGGCAGCTTGGTCAGCGGCGGGCAGGGGATGATTTCACTGACCTTGAGCAGGTTGATCGCCATCAGCTTGCCGCTGCGCAGGGTAAACAGCAGCAGCGACAGCGAGTCCGCGCGGGCATTTTGCGACGCCATAGGCACCTTCAGGGCAGAGTAATAGGGGGAGATGCCAGGTTATCGACCCGGCAGCCCGTGGCTTTAATCACTCGGTGAAATCAGCGTAGACCCAAGCGCCGCGCCAGGCGACTGAGATTGGCCCGGTCCAGGCCCAGCTCGCGGGCGGTGCTGGCCCAGTTGTGCTGGTGGCGCTCCAGGCAGGCCTGGATCAGCTGGCGCTGGTAGTCATCCAGGGCCTGGCGCAGGTCGCCAACGGGCAGCGGCGCTTCGACCAGCGGCTGTGTTTCGGCTTGTGTCGGCAGCGCCTCGAGCGGGCGCAGGTCCAGGTCGGCGGCCTCCAGGGTGAGGATTTTCGGCCGCTGTGCATGTTGACCCAGGGCCTTGAGCGCCGAGCGGCCGATCAGGTGTTCCAGCTCGCGCACGTTGCCCGGCCAGCTGTAGGCAAGCAACGCGGCCTGGGCTTCGGCGCTCAGGCGCAGGCTACCGAGGCCCATGCGCGAGCGGTTCTGTTCCAGAAAGTAGCCGCTGAGCAGCAGCACATCGCGCCCGCGCTCACGCAGCGACGGTACCAGCAGCGGATACACGCTCAGGCGGTGGTAGAAGTCGGCGCGGTAACGCCCGGCGCGCACTTCTTCGGCCAGGTCGCGGTTGGTGGCGGCGATCAGGCGCACATCGACGCGGTGCTCCTGGTCCGAGCCCAGGCGTTGCAACTGGCCGCTTTGCAGCACGCGCAACAGCTTGGCCTGCACGCTCAGCGACAACTCGCCGACTTCATCGAGAAACAACGTGCCGCCATTGGCCAGCTCGAACTTGCCACGGCGCTCGCCGACCGCGCCGGTAAAGGCGCCACGCACATGGCCGAACAGCTCGCTCTCGACCAGGGTGTCGGGCAGCGCCGCACAGTTGAGGCTGATCATCGGCCGCTCGGCGCGGCTCGAGGCCTGGTGGATGGCCTGGGCCACCAACTCCTTGCCGACCCCGGTTTCGCCGGTGATCAACACCGTCAGGTCGCTGCTGCCGACCAGGCGGATTTCTTCCAGCAGGCGTTTGTGCGCCTTGCTCTGGCCGATCAGTTCTTTGTGCTGTTGGCCGCTGGCCTGGCGATACACCTCGGCGCGCTGGTGTTCGTCTTCGGCGCGCAAGGCCAGTTGTTCGATGCGCTCGGCAACATTGACCGTAGCCGCGGCCAGGCTTGCAAAGGCCTGCAGGGCATCGAGCTCGACCTGCTGGAACTGCTCCGGGTCGAGCGCATCGAGGGTGATCAGGCCCCAGGGCTGTTCGTCGACAAACAGCGGGCAGCCCATGCAGTCGTGGACCTCAAGCTGGTGATGCAGGCCTTCGACCAGGCCGTCATAAGGGTCGGGCAAGTCGCTGTCGCTGGCGAAGCGGGTGGGCTCTTCGCGGCTGAGGATGGCGGCAAAGCGTGGATGTTCATCGACCTTGAAGCGCCGCCCGAGAGTATCGGTGCTCAAGCCGTCCACCGCCAGGGGCACCAGCCATTCGCCGTCCAGGCGCAACAGCGCCGCGGCATCGCACGGCAGCAGGCTGCGCATGGCTTGGAGCAGGCGCCGGTAGCGCTCGCGTTCGGGCAATTCGCGGGACAGGTCGCTGACCAGCGGCAGCAAGGCGGTGAGCAGGGATTTTGCGGTCATAAAGACTCCTGTGGGTCAAAATGACTATATCGCAGATGTTGTCGTTATGACTCTTTAATTTATAAGTTGTTGATTTATATAGATTAAATAGTTGGCACGAAAGCTGTAATAACTCAGGCATTCATCAAGAAGCCACAGGCTCAGGAGTCATCCATGCTCAATGCCCAGGATCGTGCAATCGTCAAAGCCACCGTACCCCTGCTGGAAAGCGGCGGTGAAGCGCTGACCACCCATTTTTACAAGCTGATGCTCAGCGCGTACCCCGAAGTGCGCCCGCTGTTCAACCAGGCCCACCAGGCCAGCGGCGACCAGCCACGGGCCTTGGCCAATGGCGTGCTGATGTACGCCCGGCACATCGATCAGCTCGAACAACTGGGTGGCCTGGTCGGGCAGATCATCAACAAGCATGTGGCTTTGCAGATCCTGCCGGAACATTACCCGATTGTCGGTAGCTGCCTGCTGCGCGCCATCGAAGAAGTCCTCGGCAAAGACATCGCCACCCCTGAAGTGATCGCCGCCTGGGGCGCGGCCTATCAGCAACTGGCCGATATCCTCATCGGCGCCGAAGGCGAGGTCTATGCACAAAAAGCTGCGGCCCCTGGTGGCTGGCGTGGCGCGCGCGCATTCAAGCTGGTCGAGCGGGTCGAGGAGAGCAGCGAAATCGTCTCGTTCTACTTCGCCCCGGTTGATGGCGGCGCGATCCTGCAGGCCGAGCCTGGCCAGTACATCGGGTTGCAACTGCTGATCGACGGCGTCGAACAGCGCCGCAACTATTCGCTGTCGGCCCTGAGCAATGCCGGCCAGTACCGCATCAGCGTCAAGCGCGAAGCCGGCGGCAAAGTCTCCAACTACCTGCACCAGCAACTGGCGGTAGGCGACAGCATCAACCTGTTCCCGCCATCGGGCGAGTTCACCTTGAGTGCCAGCGACAAGCCGCTGGTGCTGATCAGCGGCGGCGTCGGCATCACCCCGACCTTGCCGATGCTCGAAGCGGCGCTGGACAGCGGCCGTTTGGTGCACTTCATTCACTGCGCGCGCAACGGCGCGGTGCACGCCTTTCGCGACTGGGTCGACGAACTGGCGGCGCGCCACCCGCAGGTCAAGCGCTTCTACTGCTATGCCGAGGACGATGGCGTCAGCCAGCCGGCGGACGCCGTGGGTTTGCTCAGCGCCGATCAGCTTGGCCAGTGGTTGCCGCAAGAGCGTGATGTGGACGCCTACTTCCTCGGCCCGAAAGCCTTCATGGCCAGCGTCAAGCGCCACCTCAAGGGCCTGGGCGTGCCCGAGCAGCAGAGCCGCTACGAATTTTTCGGCCCGGCCTCGGCGCTTGAGTAAACACGTTTCGGTAACCGCGAACTGAAAGGATAGGGGCACGGCCAGCGATGGCTGTGCCTTGCGGCAATCGGTCGCCTTCTCAAGCAGGGGGCCTGGCCTTTTTACTGCATGCAGACAAAGCGTCATGCGCCTGGCGCATCATCCTTCCAGCCGTATCAAGGAAACCGTATCGTGAGCATCAATTGGGCTGACAAACTGCGCAAGAGCCTGCATGGCTCGGCCGACTCGCTGGGCAACCTGTGCGTCGAGGCGTTCCACTACCTGGCCCTGTTCGGCATCGGTGGCATCACCGCCTACGCGGCCGTGGTCACCTTCATCGAGATGCTCGGCAAGGGCGTCAGCGTCGACGACATCCTGCTGCTGTTCATCTACCTCGAGCTCGGCGCCATGGTCGGGATCTACTTCAAGACCAACCACATGCCGATCCGCTTCCTGCTGTATGTAGCGATCACCGCGCTGACCCGCCTGCTGATTGGCGACGTGTCGCACCACAAGGCGCCGGACGCCGGTTTGCTGTACGTGTGCGGCGGCATCCTGCTGCTGGCGTTCTCGATCCTGGTGGTGCGCTACGCCTCGTACCGCTACCCGTCGACCAAAGCCATCGATGCTAGTGGCAAGGAGATCGAGGAAGCGAAGTAACCTGGCCGGCTTTTGCACCGTTGCGGGTCATGGCGGCGAGGATTTCCACGGCGCTGTGGCCCTGTTCGATGGCGATACCGAACTGGACGCTCTCGATCAATCGCTGCAGGCGCTGCGGGTCGTTGCGCTGGGCCGGGCTGATCAGCCGCTTGGCGACGATGCCGGTGTCGTTGGAGAGGGTCAGCATGATGCTGCCGTCGAGCCGCTCGATACTCAGGTTGACCCGGTACTCGGGGGCAAAAGCGGCGTTGATCTGTGCGAAAGGGTTGATCATGGTGCTTCACCTGGCAAAGACATGCAGTGATTGACCGAGTGGGGGAGGGTTGGTTCAGGTGATTTTTCTCACGATCTTTTGCGATATCTGACAGCTAAATCCTCATCAGTGGCGCCGGAGCCCAGGGGCAACTGCAGGATCAGGCCATTGCCCTGGTCGGCAGTGCCTTGAGCAACGGTGATGAAATCATCGACACCCCACAAAACACCGTGCGGCGGCGCGAGAGCGGCGCCGCCCAGGCCAGCCGCCAGCGCCACGACTAATCCCGGTTCAGCCATGTCCAGTGCGTCCGGCACGCGGGAGCCGGGCTTCTACGTGGTGCCACGCAGTATGTCGGGTCAGCTCAGCCTGATTGTTTATCGGCTTCGGTCTGATCAAGCTTTCAAAAACCTGAGCATAAAAAAAAGCGAGCCCCAGGGGCTCGCCTTTTTACCGTCTGCGTTGCTGCTTGTTCAGTTGATGCGAGCTTGCTCGTTCTCCAGGAACTCTTCCTGCAACAGCCCGTCATTCTGGGCGCCGTCGATGCTTTGCTGGGCCACCGCGCGTTTGCTGCGCAGTTTGCCGTAGAAGTGCTCCAGGGCGTGGTTCAGTTTGATTGCGGCGCCTTCGACAGCCTGGTCGAGGGATGCGGACTTGTGGCTTACGGAAATCGGTTGATGGCCTTTTGGGCGTGCCTCCATCTGGCAGCGTTTGTCGTGCGGACCTGGCTTGTCGCCGTTCTCGTCGCGCAGGTGGACCTCGATGCGGGTGAGGTCTTCGTCATATCGTTCGAGCGTGCTTTCTACCGTGCTGCGGACCCACTCTTCCAGCCGGATGTTGCCTTGAACATGGTTGTCGCTATTGACCTGGATTTGCATAGTTCAATCCCTTATTCAGCTAGCTCGCAAGAGAATCGATGGGGCCTTGGCGGCCTGTGACAACCATCGCCTCTTGACTACAAGGTCAGGCACTTGGCCAAACAATTCAAGCCCTTTTGAAATAAAAATATCTTGTAGCAAATAGCCCGGCACAGGCCGGGCTTTTGCATGCGCTGGATCAGAACGCGACGGAGGTCTGCAGGTATACCGTACGGGGTTCACCCACGTACTTGCCCTTGTTGTTGTCGTCGAACGAGCGGGTGTAGTACTGGTGATTGAAGATGTTTTTCACCCCCACGGCGACGTTGAGGTTCGACAGTTGCGGGCCGAAATCGTAGGCCGCGCGGCTACTGAACAGCATGTAGCCGGGGATGCGCCCGGTGCTGCCGTCAGCGCTTTCGGCCGCGGTATTGGCGTTGTCGGCGAACTGGTCGCTCTGGTAGCTGCTGTCGAGGTTGAGCCGCCACTGGCCTTCGGTATAACCGATGCCCAAGGTGCCTTTGTGGCGCGAGGAGAAGGGCACACGATTGCCCTTGTTCGGCCCGTCTTCGCGGATTTTAGCGTCGACGAAGGCGTAGGTGGCATACACGTCGAAACCTGCCAGCGCCGGGTTGAGGCCTTCGAGGGCGTACTTGACGCTGGTCTCGATGCCCTGGTGTCGGGTTTCGCCGCGGGCGATCACCGAATCGTTGGTCTGGTTGCTTTCGTACTGGTTGTCGAAGTTGATCAGGAAGGCGCCGATCTCGGCCTGCAGGTTGCCGTTGTCGTAGCGGGTTCCCAGTTCCCAGGTGCGGGCTTTTTCCGGTTTCACTTCGCCACTGCTGACCCGGTTGGGCATCTGGCTGTATTGCACGCTGCCGAACGAGCCTTCAGTGTTGGCGTACAGGTTCCAGCTGTCAGTCAGGTGGTACATGACATTGAGCGCCGGCAGCGCGGTGTTGTAGTCGCCCTGGTAGCGCTGGCCGTTGAGTTTGTTCGACTGCTCGGAATCGATCATTTCGTAGCGGATGCCCGGGGTGATGGTCCACTGGCCGATGTCGATGCGGTCATCGAGGAACAGCGCGTGGGCTTCGGTGCTGCCACGGGTGTCGCGGTCATTGCGGCTGGCGCTGGTCGGCAACTGGTTAGCGGCGACCGGCTCGCGGTAGCGCAGCTCGTGGCCGGCTTCGTTGACGTAACGGTAACCGACGCCAACTTCATGCCAGCTCTCGCCGAGGGCAAAGCCCTGGGAGAAGCGTGTTTCGATGCCGCGTACCCAGTACTCGCGCGGCGACAGCGAGACGAAGCTGCCCTGGTCCAGATAGCCGCTGCGCAGGGTCTTGGTGAAGAAGCTGTTGACGCTGAACTGGCGGGCGTCTTCCTTGTAGTCATAGCCGAAGTTGAACATCGTTCGCCGGCCCCAGAACTTGTCCTGCAGGCGGGTCGACTGGTACGGGTCGGCATCGTAGTCGGCAACGCTCAGGCCGCCGGGCATCTGCGCTTCGCCTTCGTAGTACTGGGCCATGGCGTGCAGGCTGTTGGCTTCGTCGAGCTGGTATTTGCCCTTGAGGATCAGGTCGTCGATCTGCGTGTCGCTGTGCTCGCGCCAGTCACCGCCACGGCTGCCGGAGTACAGCAGGGCGCCGCCCAGGCCGTTGGCGTTGGTGCCGCCGGCGAGCAGGTTGGCGCTGGTCTTGAAGCCGTCGTGGCTGGACGACGGGCTGGTCTGGGTCTGGAAACCGGCTTTCACCGTCGGCTCGTCGGGGATCGCCCGGGTCACGAAGTTGACGATGCCGCCGACGTTCTGCGGGCCGTAGCGCACCGCGCCGCCGCCGCGCACGACGTCCACCGCGTCCATGTTGCCCATGCTGATCGGAGCGAACGACAGCTGTGGCTGGCCATAGGGTGCGAACGGCACCGGAATGCCGTCCATCAGCACCGTCGAGCGCGAGGCCAGGCGCGGGTTGAGCCCGCGAATGCCGAAGTTCAGCGCCATGTCGTGGCTGCCGGTGCCGTTGTTTTCCGGGGCGTTGACCCCGGGGATGCGGTTGAGCACTTCGCGCGCGGTGGTAGCGCCGCTGCGCTCGAATTCTTCGCGGCGGATTACATCGCGGGCACCGGCATGTTCGAAGACGTTGTCTTGCTGCGCCGCGCCCAGCCAGTCGCCGACCACGGTGGAGGCGCCGAGCTCGACCGGCGCGCTGGGGGCCGCGAGCGGTTGCAGGCTGAAGGCGTTGTCACCTTCGGCGCGGGCGTGCAGGCCGGTGCCTTGCAGCAATGTATCGAGACCCTGCTGCGGGCTGTACTGGCCCTGCAGGCCGGGGCTATGCACACCGCGAGTGAGCTGCGAGCCAAACGAGATCAGCACGCCGCTTTCACGGCCGAACTGGTTCAGGGCGTTTTCCAGCGTGCTCGGGGCGATCTGGTAAGTGCGCGCCGGGGCCTCGGCTGCCTGGACGGCAACGGCGCTGAAACTCAGGCTGGCACCCAGCAGCAGGGTGCGCAGGGCCTGGGCAAGTGGACTCGGTCGAAGGGGCATGCAGAAGGTCCTTGAGAAGGTC
This portion of the Pseudomonas sp. SORT22 genome encodes:
- a CDS encoding HPF/RaiA family ribosome-associated protein, coding for MQIQVNSDNHVQGNIRLEEWVRSTVESTLERYDEDLTRIEVHLRDENGDKPGPHDKRCQMEARPKGHQPISVSHKSASLDQAVEGAAIKLNHALEHFYGKLRSKRAVAQQSIDGAQNDGLLQEEFLENEQARIN
- the fecA gene encoding TonB-dependent Fe(3+) dicitrate receptor FecA, yielding MPLRPSPLAQALRTLLLGASLSFSAVAVQAAEAPARTYQIAPSTLENALNQFGRESGVLISFGSQLTRGVHSPGLQGQYSPQQGLDTLLQGTGLHARAEGDNAFSLQPLAAPSAPVELGASTVVGDWLGAAQQDNVFEHAGARDVIRREEFERSGATTAREVLNRIPGVNAPENNGTGSHDMALNFGIRGLNPRLASRSTVLMDGIPVPFAPYGQPQLSFAPISMGNMDAVDVVRGGGAVRYGPQNVGGIVNFVTRAIPDEPTVKAGFQTQTSPSSSHDGFKTSANLLAGGTNANGLGGALLYSGSRGGDWREHSDTQIDDLILKGKYQLDEANSLHAMAQYYEGEAQMPGGLSVADYDADPYQSTRLQDKFWGRRTMFNFGYDYKEDARQFSVNSFFTKTLRSGYLDQGSFVSLSPREYWVRGIETRFSQGFALGESWHEVGVGYRYVNEAGHELRYREPVAANQLPTSASRNDRDTRGSTEAHALFLDDRIDIGQWTITPGIRYEMIDSEQSNKLNGQRYQGDYNTALPALNVMYHLTDSWNLYANTEGSFGSVQYSQMPNRVSSGEVKPEKARTWELGTRYDNGNLQAEIGAFLINFDNQYESNQTNDSVIARGETRHQGIETSVKYALEGLNPALAGFDVYATYAFVDAKIREDGPNKGNRVPFSSRHKGTLGIGYTEGQWRLNLDSSYQSDQFADNANTAAESADGSTGRIPGYMLFSSRAAYDFGPQLSNLNVAVGVKNIFNHQYYTRSFDDNNKGKYVGEPRTVYLQTSVAF